The DNA window AGCAGGCGGTCATGCCGCCACGCCCGGTCGATCGCGACCTGGCACTGGTCGAAGCCCAGAAAATCCTGGCTGCGCAGGGCATCGTCGCCGTGGCCGACATGGGCACCACGATCGAGGACTGGCAGAGCTTCCGGCGCGCAGGCGATGCCGGTTCTCTCTACGTGCGGATCGTCAGCTACGCCGCCGGTATCGATAATATGGTTCTGATCGGAGGCCCCGGCCCCTCCCCCTGGCTTTACCAGGACCGTCTCAAACTCGCGGGGGTCAAACTCTATCTCGACGGCGCCCTCGGTTCGCGCGGCGCCTGGCTCAAGGAGCCTTACAGCGACGCACCGGGGCAGGCGGGCCTGCCGCTTCTCACCCCTGCACAATTGCGCAACCTCATGAGCCGCGCCGCGCTGAGTAAATTCCAGATTGCAGTTCACGCGATCGGGGATGCCGCCAATGCCGATGTGCTCAATGCGATCGACGATCTCGACGATACCTATGAGGGCGATCGCCGGTGGCGGATCGAGCACGCCCAGATCGTGGATCCGGCGGACCTTGCCCGGTTCGGCGCGCTCGATGTCATCACCTCGATGCAGCCGCTCCACCAGACTTCGGACATGTTCATGGCCGAAGCGCGCCTCGGGCCGGATCGGCTCGACGGGGCCTATGCCTGGAAGTCGATCCTCGAAGGCCGCGCAGTGCTGGCCTTCGGATCTGATGCTCCGGTCGAACCGGCCGATGCCTTTGCCGGTCTGGCGGTGGCAATGTCGCGGCAGAATGCGAACGGACAACCGTTCGGCGGCTGGCGCAGCGGCGAAGCATTGAACTTCGAGCAGGCGCTGGCGGGGTTCACCACCGGCGCTGCCTATGCCGCCTTCGCCGAAGATCGCCTGGGCCGTATTGCACCGGGATTGCGGGCGGATTTCCTGTTCGTCGATCGCGACCCGACGATGGCATCCCCCAGCCAGCTGCGAGACACACGCGTGCTCGAGACCTGGATCGGCGGAAGAAAAGTCTACGACGCCAGTGCGGCAAATTAGTCGCAATCTGACAGAGTTTGTCCGGACGCTTTACCTTCGGGAACAAGCATTATAGCCCTTTGTTCGAAGACATGGTGCCACGATGTTCTTCCGACTTTACAGGGAGGGAGTGACGGAGGGGCAACAGGCCGTAAACGAGTAAAATCAGGGCCGTTTTCACACTGTGGGTTGTTTCGTTAACTCGAATCGCCTATAGGTTCTTCTGAATGAGCTCAAAGGAGACTTTAGATATGAAATTCCGTTCCATTGCTGCCGCTGCTGCGGCGCTGACTCTCACGACCACGCCGGTTCTGGCGCAGGCCGACGCCAGCCGCACCGCTGCTCCGGCGCAGGCTTCGGAAGAAGGCTTCGGCTCGTCGAGCATCTTGCTCGTTCTCGCCGTCGTCGCGTTCGGCGTTGGCATCTACGCTCTCGTCGACAACGACGACGACGCTCCCGTCAGCCCGTAATATTTGCTGACCTACAGTATTTTGAAAGCGGGGCCTTCGAGCCCCGCTTTTTTTATGCCTGTTTCATTTACGTCACAAAAATTACGACGCCACCATCGCGCGCAGCGTGATCACCATCATATTTCGACGGCTTGTCGTAGTGGACTGAACGATTGTGCATCCAGCACACACAGACAACACTTGAGCGCATGTTAAGGACATTTTTACCTCTTTATTGGTTTAACGTACGAACCCCAAATAAATGGAGGGAAAATGACTATCATCAAAAATACGCTCGCTGGCGTTTCTGCAGCAATGTTGGTTGCTTCGCCCGTAATGGCTCAGGTCCAGGCTGACCGGACTGCTGCACCCGCCGAGGATGGCGAGCAGCTGTTCGGTGGCAACATCCTGCTCAGCCTTCTTGCGGTCGCCGCAGTCGTGGCCGGCATCGTCGTGATCGCCGATGACGACGACGAGCCTGTCAGCCCGTAAGCCGTACAGCTTATCGAATTTGAAAAGCGGGGCCTTCGAGCCCCGCTTTTTATACCGTTTTGGATCGACAATTGGTCCAGACTGAATTGTGCGCGGGCGTGTCTTTATCGCAAACGAGTTCTGGTACATCCTTCTTTCACCAGAACCGCGTGCGGTTTTCGCATTTCGGCCACCCGGCACGGCAATGCCACGCTTGACCGCAAGTTGGAGGCATTCTAAGCCGCCAGAGCGTTTAATCGACATGCCCACAACAACTGGAGGGAAAATGACTATTCTTAAGAACACTTTTGCCGGTGCCGCTGCAGCCATGCTGATCGCATCGCCGGTAATGGCCCAGGCCGATCGTACCGCTGCTCCCGCTGAAGCGGGTGAGCAGGGCTTCGGTGGCGGTCCGCTTCTCGGCCTCGCCGTATTTGCTGCGATCGTCACTGCGATCGTTCTGGTCGCCGACAGCGACGACGAGCCTGTCAGCCCGTAAGCGGTTGGACATTGAAGACTTTTAGAAAGCGGGGCCTCAGTGCCCCGCTTTTTTTATTTCAAGGGGATTCTTCCGAGGCAATGGACGCGTCTTCCCGCGCCTGCTTCGCTTTGCGACGTTCGGACAGCCGCATGAGCAGTAGCGAGCCCTCGAACAGGATCAGTAGCGGCACCGCCAGCAGAACCTGCGAAAACACGTCCGGCGGCGTCACGATCGCCGCGAGGGCTACGATCCCGACGATCACGTAACGCCGTGCCCGGGCCAGCTGCGCGCGTTCGACTATGCCAGCCCGATTGAGCAGTAGCAGCAGGACCGGCAACAGGAAGCTCAACCCGAAAACGATGATGAAGCGCATGACCAGCGCAAGATATTCGCCCACGGCGGGCAGCGCTTCGACCGTCAGCCCGCCGCGCTCGCCCTGGAAGCTGAGAAAATACTCGAACGCGGTCGGCATGACCACGAAATAGGCCAAAGATGCGCCCGACAGGAACAGGATCGGCGTCGCCAGCAGGAAAGGCAGGAACGCCTTCTTCTCGCGCGCATAGAGCCCCGGGGCCACGAACGACCATAATTGGTTTGCGATAAA is part of the Alteriqipengyuania halimionae genome and encodes:
- a CDS encoding amidohydrolase is translated as MWVTGSVAQADTLFDNVQGITLDEEGRVERFVAVLVGNDGTIEQVYRRGEDLPRDVDYHEDGRGRVMMPGLFDAHVHVMGIGFGALTLDLSQTRSLEEAQAAIAAYVAENPDRPWILGRGWNQELWGLGRFPTAAELDAVVPDRPVWLERVDGHAAWANSKALEIAGITADSVAPTGGRIERLADGKTPSGVFVDAAMELVQQAVMPPRPVDRDLALVEAQKILAAQGIVAVADMGTTIEDWQSFRRAGDAGSLYVRIVSYAAGIDNMVLIGGPGPSPWLYQDRLKLAGVKLYLDGALGSRGAWLKEPYSDAPGQAGLPLLTPAQLRNLMSRAALSKFQIAVHAIGDAANADVLNAIDDLDDTYEGDRRWRIEHAQIVDPADLARFGALDVITSMQPLHQTSDMFMAEARLGPDRLDGAYAWKSILEGRAVLAFGSDAPVEPADAFAGLAVAMSRQNANGQPFGGWRSGEALNFEQALAGFTTGAAYAAFAEDRLGRIAPGLRADFLFVDRDPTMASPSQLRDTRVLETWIGGRKVYDASAAN
- the tatC gene encoding twin-arginine translocase subunit TatC, producing MALIDDLDETQAPLVEHLTELRSRLVRALVFLAAGFAICLPFADIIFGWLVLPLTKAFPDGQGQLIFTKLYEQFFVDIKVALFAGFLLSFPFIANQLWSFVAPGLYAREKKAFLPFLLATPILFLSGASLAYFVVMPTAFEYFLSFQGERGGLTVEALPAVGEYLALVMRFIIVFGLSFLLPVLLLLLNRAGIVERAQLARARRYVIVGIVALAAIVTPPDVFSQVLLAVPLLILFEGSLLLMRLSERRKAKQAREDASIASEESP